Within Triticum dicoccoides isolate Atlit2015 ecotype Zavitan chromosome 1B, WEW_v2.0, whole genome shotgun sequence, the genomic segment TAATGGTCGTGAGTTCGATAATTCACTCCTCCATTCCTTTGCCCAGCACCATGGAATTGCACTCCGCTTTTCATGTCCATACACTTCGCAGCAGAATAGTAAAGCCGAACGCATTATTCGTACTCTTAATGACATTACTCGTACACTCCTTATCCAAGCTAGTATGCCACCTCGCTTTTGGGTTGAAGCTCTTCACACCGTCGTTATGTTGCATAATCAGCTGCCTTCAATGGCAATCTCGGATCGTATTCCCTTTCGTGCCTTACTTGGCGTAGATCCTGTATGCTGGTCTTAGGGTTTTTGGATGTCTATGTTACCCCAACACCACAGCTGTCGCTCCGCACAAACTTGCGCCTCGCTCGCTGTTGTGCGTGTTTCTAGGGTACCCATCACGGCATCATGGCTATCGTTGCCTTGATCGTTCCACCCAAGAGATCATCATCTCTCGTCATGTAGTGTTCGATGAGTCAACCTTTCCATTCGCCTCCCCTACATCTTCGTCAACTCCTACTCCTTCCCTGCACACTTATGATTTTTTGCAGGGTGCTGAGCAGCCAGTTTCGTTGATTACATTCACCATGCCAGGCACGGTGACCCCGGACGCGACTCCACGGTCGCCGCCATGGTCGCCGTTGCCGCCGCCACGGTCCCCTCCACGGTCGCCGCCACCGACTTCGCCTCGGTCGCCGACACCGACCTCGCCCCGGTCGTCTGGGGCCCGGGCTACTACCGAGAGCCCTGCTGGGAGCTCCGAGGGCGACCCTGCTGGGAGTCCTTCTCCTACTATAGCCGCGTCACCACCGGCAACGCTGTCGCCAGCTCCTGTTGCTGTGGATCCACCCCGGACCCATCGGCCACGGGCCCGTCCACCGCCACCATCTCACGCCATGGCCACTTGTGCTAAACAGGGCATTGTGCAGCCGAAAAAGATATTTGATCTTCATGTTGAGGGTTTATCTCCCATACCGAAGACTTATCGTGGTGCTCTCAAGGATCCAAATTGGCATTCCGCTATGGTTGAGGAGTATGGTGCTCTTCTCTCCAACAGCACTTGGGACCTCGTCGATCCACCTCGCAATGCTAACGTTGTTACAGGTAAGTGGATCTACCATCACAAGATGAAGTCTGATGGTTCTTTGGATTGCTACAAGGCTCGTTGGGTGCTTCGTGGATTTACACAGCAAGAAGGTatcgatttcgatgaaactttcagCCTGGTCGTCAAGCCAGCCACTATTCGAACGGTGCTCTCTCTTGCTCTCTCTAGTGACTGGTCCATCCATCAGCTTGATGTCAAGAATGCATTCCTCAATGGCACTCTCAGCAAGACTGTTTATGCTCGTCAACCTTCTGGGTTCACTGATCCTCGTTTCCCTGATAAGGTTTGTCGTCTCAACAAATCACTCTATGGTTTGAAACAGGCGCCTCGTGCATGGTTTCAATGGTTTGCTTTGTTCATTGCATCGGTTAGTTTCATTGGCTCCAAGTCCGATAGCTCATTGTTCGTTTATCGGTGTGGTGCTGACATGGCCTATCTCCtgctctatgtggatgacattatcttgacTGCATCGTCCTCGACATTGTTGCACAGTTTGATTGCCTCTCTTCGTACCGAATTCAGTATGACGGATATGGGTGATCTTTCATTATTTTCTGGGCATCTCCGTCACACGCAGCAAGGACAGTCTGTTCCTCTCACAGGAGAAGTATGCATTGGATCTTCTTGACAGAGCTGGCATGTTGCAGTGCAAACCCATCTCTACTCCAGTTGATACTACCTCCAAACTTTCAGCCAAGTCCAGTGATCCAGTTGCAGATCCCACCGAATACCGTAGTATTGCAGGCAGTCTTCAGTACCTCACGTTCACTCGGCCGGACATCTCTTATGCTGTGTAGCAGATTTGTCTTCATATGCATGATCCTCGGGCTAATCATTTGCTACTTGTGAAGCGTGTGCTTCGCTATATCCGTGGCACCACACCGGCCATGGCCTCACTTTGTTTCGACGCAGCTCCAACAAATTGCTGGCCTATTCTGACGCTGATTGGGCAGGTTGCCCTAACACTCGTTGGTCTACCTCAGGTTATTGTGTCTTCCTTGACACTAACCTGGTGTCGTGGTCTGCTAAGCGGCAGCACACGGTCTCTCGCTCCAGCGCCGAGGCCGAATACAGGGCAGTTGCAAATGTCGTGGCTGAAACATGTTGGTTACGGCAGCTTCTTCAGGAGCTTCATCGACCGGTGACTGGTGCCACTGTGGTGTTTTGTGACAATGTGAGCTCTGTTTACATGACACAGAATCCCGTTCATCATCAGCGCACCAAGCATGTGGAGATCGATTTACACTTTGTGCGCGACCATGTCACCACAGGCGAGGTCCAGGTTCTTCACGTTCCGAGTTCTTCTCAATTTGCGGACATTTTCACCAAAGGATTGCcatctctctttttggatttcGGGACAGTCTTAACATTCGTCGACGCCCGTTTACgactgagggagggtgttagaatatATATAACCGTATTGTTTTGTATAGTTATACGGTTGTATATGTGTAGTCCTTGTATAGGCATCCGTATATTGTACGATATGAACTCTGCCTTGTAACCTATATATATAGATCAATACAAGGCACCACAACGTGTGGTTTCCCCAATCTTACAGCTACCAATCGTATCCTGCAAGGTTCGTGTTCATCCCGTCTCCCCCCTCCCTGCAAAACACTAACATTCATCAGCCACCCTTGACCCTTCTATAAAAAATACCTTAAAAAAACATTCAGCAGCCATATGCAGTGAAGGAGAAGATCCAAACTAAGACACTCCTGCCATAACGTGATGCATACATGATCAGATGGAGCATAAACACCGGAAGATCCAGCTGATCTCAAGCTCTGATCCTACAGCTTGGTTCATGGTACTCTCAGAGCTACCTCGAACCTGAAAACAGATGGACAACTATTATTTCAAGATAGTGCAAACGTAGTCGACACAGGCAATCAGAAACGTATCTCTGCTGATGGTACACACAGCTTCGAGTTCGCATCAGACTCTATTATGGTCGATCCAGATCCAGATAGCTTTGAAGGAGCCACACCAATTTGCTCCCCAGCAATTGCTGGAGGTGAGACAAACTCCAGCGGCTACTCCACTCCCGTTTATGTAAGACAGCCTCTGCTTCTCATGCTCTAGTCTTTCAAAATTCAAATCAGATGGAAACATCGAGAGCGCGCAACCTGCGGCATGCTTACACTTACAGCAATGCAACCTCCCGAGTTACTGCCATTAAATATTATGCACCAATGAACAAGCAACACTAGAGACACAATCGTCCCCAACAGCCAGGATGAAAAACTGAACCACATTGGATGCATTTGCATGAACTGTTGCATATTGCTCAGCAGTGCACACGCACCAAGACTATAAATTCAGGGTTACATATTCAGAAAACTTACAATTACAAGACTGTATAAATTCAATGTTACATATTCAGAAAGTATTACCCAAGAATTCAAATATGTATAAATCTAGAGTTACGCTCATCAATTATCCAAGGCAGGCATCACACTTCAACGAAAATTCAGAAACAGTACTAGCATGTCAAACTCTTTCCTTGGATAGTCATAATCCTAGGAAATCCTGAGAACATGGATTCACAAACCATAATGGGTTTTATCAAACATGGAATCAGGATAAGTTCAGAATTACAACGTCGAAAATGATGACGGACACACTAGTCCGACAAATATTTTTTGGTCCCATACACTAAGTAAGCACACAGTGAAATGCGTAAAACTGAATGGATTCTTGTGAGCATAGTCCCTCTGATATTGTGTAAGGCGAGCAGGCAGAATATACCCTGCATCTCTGGTCCACCTATTAACTATGTGCTTCTGTGGAATTTCTTTTATTCTGATGAGATCGAGCACCTGAATGCAACCAAAAAACAAGATGTTCAGCATATTTAGATAATGTGATACCTCACATATATTCAATGGTAGCACATTCAGACTACCTTCAGTACATGGCTACGTAACAATCCCATGTGAGCAAACTGACCACACTCGCATTGAAAGTTTCAAACTCGTCACCTCTAGGACCTTGTGTTCTCAACACGAGCTTCACCCTGCAACATGTTATCAATTAACAACATTAGAAGTAGTCCCGAACCAAACTGAAATTATTGATCAGAAACCACCAGAAGCAAATTTTACTACTCACCGAGCACCCACACACTATCTCCTGGATGCACTTTGTCCTCTCGGCATTTAGCCGGCTCTTCCCATACCAGATGCCAAACCCCTTCTCCCATGAGTACAGATTGTAGAAGTTGTACACCTCTCCCTAAGAGTTAAAAGTAGGACCAAGAACCGGTGTGATCACGTTTTCAGCTAGGTTCTCTGCGAGCATCTGGCTGCCTTCTCGAACGCACTGATACGATTTGGGCACGGTGTTCTGCTAGGAGCGGCGGCACCAATCCTAAGCCCACAAAACAGCTACATATAGCATCAATTTTACGAATGCAGAGAGCAGTCAACCTGCAAACACAGGCACATATGGCATGAATTTTCTGAATGCAGAGAGGAATCAGCCAGCAAACATGAATTTTCTAAATGCACAGAGCAATCAGCCTGCAAACACAAGCACATACAGCATGAATTTCCTCAATGCAGTGAGTAATCAGCACTTGCTCTAACTGTACATTTTCTTCATTCAAGTCTAGGTTTGTTTCCTAAATCCCTGAATATCTGATGGGATGCAGCTTGTTCTTCACTAACCTCTTGTTCCATCCCGGCGCTTGGGGATTCATCTTCATCGTTGACagctctggcggcggcggcgaactctCCCTTTTGTTGGCTGCCGCCTCCTTCGCCGAGAAGATTTGTGCTTTGCCCCTGTCCGCCATCCGATGTTGCGCCGCCTCGCGCTCCACCTGATGTGCCACCTCAAAATCCGTCACCGCAGGGCCATTCACAACCACGGGGGCAGGCATCAAAGTCTTCCCTAGCTCAAGCAGAGTGGATCTGAAACTTGGAAAAAAATCCACCCTCTGCATCAGCTAAGCCAGAGGCCTAAAAATGGAGATGGCATCGCCAGAAAAGCAAAGATCCAAGTACCTGCGTACCGTCTACATCAGAAAGACCATGGTCCGTGGCCGTCGGCGCTCCTGGCCTCTATCCTGCAGTCCTCAGCTTACAAATGATCCACACCCTGGGCAAGAAAACTCTCGCTCCTGCAACCAGTACACGGGAAGTGAACTTCCCGAGCCACGGATCAGATGGCGCCGCCGATTCTGATCCACGGCTCACTTCACCGATGGCGGGCGGCCGTCTACCACCCAACACAACCGCGTACGTATTCCCCAACAGTGTTCATTTTCTGGCACACCGCAACCGCACGCATAAAAATATGGCTCCGATCCAGAAGCGCTAACCGATGACCTTGATATCGAGCGCATCTGAGCTCGCGCGTCGATCATGCATCCCTCGTATGTATGCCTACACATACATCAACGAAATCAAAAGAATTAACTTGTACATGCTTGATTATGTTCTGACTGCTAATGCAGAAGTTGACGTATGTAGTTCTGAAATCTGAACCTGGGCATACACAACTTAATAACTTTCCTGCACAGAAAAGTAATCTAATTAAATAAATAGAGTTCGTTTATCCGGTTTCCTACATGGTAAAAATAAATGGTGCGATCTGCTACCATCAGTTTCGTCGAGTGTGGCTGCCCAATTCATCTTCTCCTCCATGCTGTAATGCTTAGAACTGCAGGATGACGAAAGAATAGATCAGAGAAGTTCGTCTTAATTCCCGTCGACTGAACATCCTATCTGCTTCAGACTGTAATTGATACACTTGTTCCTGCTGCATCCATAATCCTGGGAAATAATCGCGTCAGAAGAGAATTTGGATTGAAATGTTTAAACTTTCAAGCTGTGGATATTCACAGGTTCCATGTCGATTTGCATCGTCCATAGAACTTTCATGCAGGGGACGCCATGAACCGAACGTGAGATAAATCTGTACATCTATTGAGCAGGAGGGAGTATTTGTGAATGTGAAACTGTCAACCACATCAACAAAGGTCGATTCTGGGCTGCTGTTGCTATGTTTCTCCGGCAATAAGGCATCAAATCATAGCAACAGTCAAGGAGGAAGTACATACTGCTTGTTTCATGTAGCCAGATCAGCTTGCCGCCGTCTTGTACATCTAGCTGCTCCAGCAGATATCTCGACGGGAAAAGCTGGAGAAGATCACCCACGACTCGCAAGTACACCGTGGTGTGGTGTACCATTGCAGTGATGCATGATCGCCAGGCACCGACAGCGACTCCGGGGTTCGGGCACAGGGCCGGTACTCTCAGTAGTTCATGCTTCCTTCCTCCAACATGCCGCGACAATCTCGTAGGTTCCAGCATCGGTACTCCGCCATGTTGCATGTCGAGTCGCACCTGTCGGCATAATGTTTGTAGAACGCCATACGCGGCAGCACGATGATGCAAGTTAGCTTGATTTCTTACCAACATGATCTTGCACCATGTTTGCAGATAGCTCATCCAACAGAATCCTGGATTGGTGGACCTGAACCCAGGTACACAACCTCCCTGATCAAAATTCCACTTGATTGGTCTTTGGGGTTTAATTAAACGTAAAGTTCTGTAAGATCGCGATATAAAAAGGATGTAGAAGAGGAAGCACGAGCCTGGAGTCAGAGAGATCGGGACAGATTGATAAGGATCACGCTCCGACTCCTGATGGGGTTGATTACCGTGAAAGGACTCCTGGTGTGGTTGATGACCATGAAAGAAGTCATCTGAACTGTTCATCTTTTGATCCAACGGTAAACAACGATCTACTGTGACAATTAATGTGGTGTCCtgtatggtgcctccaattagtaaatataagatataagctattttcttatatcatgataaatgtttattattcatgctagaattgtattaaccggaaacttagtacatgtgtgaatacatagagaaatagAGTGCCAtcagtattcctctacttgactagctcgttaatcaaagatggttaagtttcctagccattgacatgaattgtcatttgataaacgggatcacatcattagggaatgatgtgattgacttgacccattccattagcttagcacttgatcgtttagtatattgctattgctttcttcatgacttatacatgttcctatgactatgagattatgcaactcccgaataccggaagaacacttgtgtgctaccaaacgtcacaacgtaactgggtgattataaaggtgctctacaggtgcctctgatggtgtttgttgagttggcatagatcgagattaagatttgtcactccgattgtcggagaggcatctctgggccctctgggtaatgcacatcactataagccttgcaagcaatgtgaataatgagttagttacgggatgatgcattacggaacgagtaaagagacttgctagtaacgagattgaactaggtattgagataccgacgatcgaatctcgggcaagcaacataccgatgacaaagagaacaatgtattttgttatgcggtttgaccgtaaagatcttcgtagaatatgtaggagacaatatgagcatccaggtttcgctattggttgttggccggagacgtgtctcggtcatgtctacatagttcttgaacccgtagggtccgcacgcttaatgttcggtgatgatcggtattatgagtttatgtgttttgatgtaccgaaggtagttcggagtcccggatatgatcacggacatgacgaggagtctcgaaatgatcgagacataaagatcgatatattgaatgactatgtttggacatcggaatggttccgggtgagttcgggcatttactggACTACCGGGagcttaccggaaccccccgggagtcaatggaccttattgggccttagtggaaaggaggaagaggcggccaaggtggggagCCCccacccaagcccaatccaaattgggaagggggccgcccccccccccctttccttctccccttctcccccttccttccctctcctactccaactatggaagggggaatcctactcccacctggagtaggaccccccccttgggcgcacctaggaggccggccctgtcggagtaatgggccacgggtaggctgacccgagccccagaacctttcaagacattgggaccAGTAGCGccgctcaggccgagtcccagggacgactccaagttatgccgagtcccagggacgactccaagttatgtcgagtcccagggacgactccaagttatgccgagtcccagccggcgactccaagataagccgactcatggtCGGCGACTTCCAGAGAGGCCGCCTATGAAGAGTCAGCCCGCGACTCCACCCTCGTCTCGAAGGGCGAGGCGGGGTACGGCCACGGCATGGCTGTCCCCCCCTGCTTACCATGGGGCCGGCATGGTTACAGTAAGCCGTATCGctaaagatctccggcgaggcacgacactgttgccatgcctgccctgaccttagccacagtgggcggcgcactgtgcccacgacgcttgCTTGTACGACCCAAGGACGACGGGGCCGCTTGTCAGTGGGTAGACAGACGACGGCACGAGCGCCCGGAAGACggaccgtgggagtcggccccctggagtcggccgacccctctcCCACGGGCCCCgtccgccattaaccagacaagatggggaatggcgacagtgaacgcacgccagatggcggcgctgttgccatgaccgcatgaccaagccagcgtcatgagGAGTACCGCTACAGCATCAGGCCTGTCCGTGGGGCCCGCCAGATGGcaggccccagtagtcggcagagaggacgatggcctgagagacagacagctgggacccacgcccagccggattactattgtacccctggggggtaggcctatataaaccccccgggaagcccatgcaaagtGTTCGGACCCAGATAGGAGTAGACCTTAAATCACAgaaagaagagagctagccttgccctctcctacctcgagaaacaactccaggagcaccattgtaaccactttgccatagtgaccatgcggagaccccgcagagcagcagtaggggtgttatctcctcggagagccctgaagctgggtaagttccgccggcatgcatgtctttgcctcatcccgcttccgggcaccggcgacgttctaatcgctcccaccatgataagccatcctttggcatatgtcgtacccaacccccgacatttggcgctcaCCGTGGGgagaggtgcaccatcgtccggagacctgctctggacgggaacccttttcctccctggcgagtgcAGCCAGCCCGGCACACTAGATGGAGTTTGCGCCGATGCGCTGCGCGGCGCTGATATCGCCTGCGCGGCCAGCAGCCTCGCCGAGCTTATTGGTGAGGttggcctctccgacgagcctgcgtccgacgcgggcacgagcggccccgagagcctcctcgcgggtctcctcaaccaactccacgtcgccggcgagcctgccgtggacctggagtccataggatccaccgacccgatgctggtcgactcagacacggcgtcgcttgacgcatttcccaccaatgtggtggtctacgacgagccgctcccttgtgaggggagcggcgggagcaccgtcacggaggttctcgtcctcgatcacggcgagcgTTTCGGTGAGGGAGCGcacgacccgctcgacgcggctctgcgagacctcactgcgccgattccgggagacgctgacgccgagacgctggaggcacgccgccttcagcttatcGAGGGTgctaagaagctggcaagcatgaggcgcttgtcagaagcctaccaacgcgagatggatcgcgccgtgggcggctcgccgaCTTCGACTgggctagccgcctaggcgcggttcgACAATGTGGCGCGGCAATCGCCAATctgttcggggctgatcgccctgtgtatgccacgcctgcggagaacatctgcgccgcccaggcggcggcagacgagctagacaacttcgatggcgaagagcgccgcaagatgacggagcgagttcagcagctcctcgatgcgGCTGCAGCGCAGAACGAAGCCGACTGCCGTGCAGAGGCGCCGCagcgacaaaacgacgacccgccaccccgccgagaccaaggcgcgacgtcccggacgccgaatgGTGGGGCCCGCGGGaataaggacaaggagccggctgctagccacagtcggactcgcattaccatcgagcgcgaccaagacggccgccccaaagcggtggaacggcgggacgactatctgcctccccctcctcgcatagaaaggcgagtctccccgctccccgtggaacatccgactctcggcgaccgtcttggccaccgagagggagtcggagaaaatgacacccgccaccggatcgaccgactccaccgatccttggcgctggaagaagtggacgagttgggtcctccctgctttggaccccgcatccgagatgagcccttccccaaagggttcacgctcccccgagacacgcccaaatataccggcaccgtgaagccgaagGACTGGATGATCGATTACTCCACCGCCGTcaatatagcgaacggcaacaagcgtgtcgactTCACCGCTGGATGATCGATTACTCCACCGCCGTCGATTActcccactcatgctccagggctcggcccagacatggttgaacagtctaaaGCCTCGCAGCattaacagctgggtcgacttcaccgaggccttcgtccgcaacttcacaagcacgtacaagcgacctcccaagcctcgccaactctccttgtgtgtgcaaggccccaacgaatccactcgcgactatctcacacgctggggcgagctccggaactcctgcgaaggcgtgcacgaggtgcaggctatcgagtactttactgccgggtgcagagaaggcaccctcctcaagcacaagcttctctgtgaCGTGTCGGAGACCCTCGATGAACTACTGATCAcgacagacaagtacgccacgggcgagtcctccatgaaggcagagattcaagtcagcgcgactggcaaagtcgctcctcaggctccaagaacttcgGTTGGGGaccccagtcggcggcaacagcagaacgaccacaagcgcaaggccccgcagacggcctccaacagccggcaagtggcgacagtcgagGACCAACAACCGaagggaccgcctccggcgaagcggcagaggggcggcaagtccaactggtttccGGCCtgctcctacgagcagaccctggatggcccctgcaagttccacagcggcgcgaagccgtcaaaccacaccacccggaaatgccactggctgaccagaatcgccaagggagacggcctgctcccttccccgcctgctgggccgcctccaccacagccgccccagcagccaggtgtcaggccagtcggcgcgatacaagacgagttcccagatgagcacagagcctatgtggtgttcaccagtgtggccaacgaccggcgcagcaggcgccaacagcagcaagaggtgaatgcagtcatGTCA encodes:
- the LOC119310054 gene encoding uncharacterized protein LOC119310054, whose amino-acid sequence is MQRVDFFPSFRSTLLELGKTLMPAPVVVNGPAVTDFEVAHQVEREAAQHRMADRGKAQIFSAKEAAANKRESSPPPPELSTMKMNPQAPGWNKRLTALCIRKIDAICSCFVGLGLVPPLLAEHRAQIVSVRSRRQPDARREPS